The segment TGACAAACGCCTACACTTTATGTAAAATTCCTAACTATGAATGCAAAAGAATTGACCAAAACCCTCATCGGGTATAATACAGTAAGTCCACTCAGCAACGTGGAAGTCATGGATTTTCTGACCGAAACCTTGGAAGCCATTGATTGTGAGGTGGAACGGGTTGAATACAGAGATCCAGCGGGTGTGTTGAAGGTAAATCTCATTGGACGCAAAGGGCCTGATACAGGTGAACGTGGGTTAGCACTCCTCGGACACATAGATACTGTTCCTGCTATCGGTTGGTCGATGGATCCGTTTGAGGCACGGATCGCTGATGGAAAGATGTACGGTAGAGGCAGTTGCGATATGAAAGGCAGCGTCGCTTGTATGATTGAGGTTGCATCACACTATGCAGCATCGGATCTAAAGGCACCGCTCTATGTCGTCATCACCGCTGATGAAGAGGTGGGCTACCTCGGGGCAATTGCAGTCGCCGAAAAGTCGCAGATGTTCAAAAAGCACGGCTTTCCGAAGTATGGGGTCGTCGGTGAACCGACAGAACTCCATGCAGTATACGCCCACAAAGGGACTGTCCGCTTTACTGCCACAGCCCACGGGCGTGCAGCGCACAGCAGTACAGGCGAAGGCGACAACGCGAATCTAAAGTTAATTCCGTTCCTCGCAGAAATGCGGGATATTTATCACGAATTGACAACCGATACTCGGTATTTCAACGATGAATTCACGCCAGCTTTTACAGATTGGAATATCACTATCAGTGATGGCGAGTGCCCAGGGAATATTACTTCGCCCTTAAGCGTGTGTTGTATCAATTACCGTCCAATGCCAGGGGACAATGCGCAAGAATGGATAGACCGAGCGCGGGACTCAGCTGAAAAACATGGGTTAATATTCGATTTGTATATTGATGCGCCTCCGGTACGCACGCCACCCGAGGCGGAGATTATCCAAGCAGCACTTGAAATAACCGGTGAGACTGAACCCCAAACCGTCGCCTATGGCACCGATGCTGCCGTCTTCGCACAGCACATGGAAACCGTTATCATCGGACCCGGCAG is part of the Candidatus Poribacteria bacterium genome and harbors:
- a CDS encoding M20 family metallopeptidase; the encoded protein is MNAKELTKTLIGYNTVSPLSNVEVMDFLTETLEAIDCEVERVEYRDPAGVLKVNLIGRKGPDTGERGLALLGHIDTVPAIGWSMDPFEARIADGKMYGRGSCDMKGSVACMIEVASHYAASDLKAPLYVVITADEEVGYLGAIAVAEKSQMFKKHGFPKYGVVGEPTELHAVYAHKGTVRFTATAHGRAAHSSTGEGDNANLKLIPFLAEMRDIYHELTTDTRYFNDEFTPAFTDWNITISDGECPGNITSPLSVCCINYRPMPGDNAQEWIDRARDSAEKHGLIFDLYIDAPPVRTPPEAEIIQAALEITGETEPQTVAYGTDAAVFAQHMETVIIGPGSILQAHTVDEWMTLDQFPKAVSIFSQFVDRFCVA